DNA from bacterium:
ACCGGCGCCGTAACCCAGGCGGTGCCCTTTGGCATCGAAAGCGAGCAACGGGACCAGAAGAGCAGCGGGAATGATCTGAGGGTTTTCCTGCGAAGGTTCCGGGATGTGACGGTAACCCGGCTGCAGCGCATCGCCCGGCTGCCAGGCGTGGAAGTGAAGCGGTTTATCCGGCGCGGCTACACGCGGCAAAGCGGTTTGGATGTTCTGCTGAGCCAGATGCTGTAGCAGGGGCAGGGGGGAGGCTTCCGTCTGGATGGGATAATAGGCGCCAACCACGGCGTATTGGTGGAATGACGCACCGAAGGTGAGGCTTGTTTTTGTTAAGGCCTCAATGCGCTCCGGGGTTGCGGTGGCGGCGCGCAGGGCTTTGAAATGGTCACGCAGTTCGTGTTTTTGCATGTTTCATATCATGACGGTGCGCGCGTGCGCGTTTAGGGAGCATTTAACCGGCAGCGGTAGGGTGGGAACAGATTGCCTTGGAGGTTTGTATATGCCTGAACGAAGCTTTCGTAAATCCATCCTTATGTCTGTTCTGGCCGTGCTATTAGGCATGCCGGGCGTTGCCCATGCCGGTTGCGCTTCTCCCATCGGGGGTGAGGGGCAATTGCGTTACGACCCCACGACCAAGGTGGTCTGGGTTTGCGACGGATCCGGCTGGAAGCATGTGGGGGGAACGCCGACTTATACCCGAATAAGTAATAATTTTACGCTTTCCGTTATTGGAGAGCAGGTCAAAAGCGTGAGCTGTCCTGTGGGGCAGACCGTGGTGGGCGGCGGGTGCAGCACGTCGGCCTCTGTGGCGCTGCTGTCCATCAATGACAGTTATCCCAGCGGCACGGGAAGCTGGAGTTGCCGCAGCTCGGCGCTGTCGCTCGGGCTGGTGATGACGGTATATGCCATTTGCGCCGGTTAGGCGGCCG
Protein-coding regions in this window:
- a CDS encoding 5-formyltetrahydrofolate cyclo-ligase → MQKHELRDHFKALRAATATPERIEALTKTSLTFGASFHQYAVVGAYYPIQTEASPLPLLQHLAQQNIQTALPRVAAPDKPLHFHAWQPGDALQPGYRHIPEPSQENPQIIPAALLVPLLAFDAKGHRLGYGAGFYDRTIQFLRSKNQRFIAVGLAYDTQETDRLPADRHDQKLDAVITESGFRWLGVD